Part of the Micropterus dolomieu isolate WLL.071019.BEF.003 ecotype Adirondacks linkage group LG22, ASM2129224v1, whole genome shotgun sequence genome is shown below.
ACAGAGTATTAAGCTCATTACAGAACAAGCCAGCCAACGCATTGCAGAGTATGCTTTTGAATACGCCAGAAATAATCAGAGGGCCAGTGTTACTGCTGTTCACAAGGCCAATATTATGTAAGTCGTAGTCAGTACAAATTACTTTCAAGTAACgtatcattttaaattcaaattaaatgatattactttttttattattttattgttttataggCGCATGTCAGATGGGCTTTTCCTTCGAAAATGCAGAGAGGCTGCTGAAAAGCACAAAGATGTCAAATTCACTGAGATGTATTTGGATACTGTGTGCCTTAATGTAAGTCCCAAGAGCTTTTGCTATGAATTTTTTtagtgtgtataaatgttttagtttgacaagaagcaatattttgtttaatattttgcatatttaaCATTCATAATTAATCGTGGCATTATTTATACCTGTTTTAACAGATGGTACAGGATCCCACACAGTTTGATGTATTAGTGATGCCAAATCTGTATGGCGACATCTTGAGGTAAAATACAGTAAGATGCCATGTTCTCCGTTATTTTTGTGCATAATTAAATTGCACCAAATCGCAACATATTGTTGTGGTTGATTTTGTTCTTGCTCATCCCTCAATAAAAAAAACGCTATTAGGTTCGTAGGAACAAACAATGAGAAACAGGAGAACAAAACTCTCTACTTCATTTAGTACAAAGTAGTTTATTCTTGAGTTTGCAGAAAGTAATGTACAAGTCTGGAATATGAAGGCTATGGGTTCAGAATGCATCTTTTAAACCTCACAGTCCCCTTCCTATTACGCTAATTATTTACTCTCTGATTCTCAGTGCTTCATATTGtctttgattaaaataaatacatctatGTTATTATTTACTACACACAATTTCTTCAACAGAATTTACTGTGCCAGAAAACGCAATTGATAATACAGAAAATCCTCTGTTTGTATATTCATGTACTGTACACACTATTGTGTCAGTGTAAAATTGTGTATTGTGTACAATGCTAGTattaacaaaaaataacaatgtttaacaaatgtcaaacaaaatTCAAACTTAATTCAAAGTATTTAGACTAATGTGTACTGTAATAATTTAACACCAGTGAATAGTAAAAGGTGTCTGAAAATGTCACTAAATATAAAGATGTTATGACATATGATTTGTGGTGAGGATGTCAAATAGCACTGAAATTGTCTGCTTCAATTCAAAATGTTGTGTCTATGTACATGAAATCTAATTAGCAAGGTGAAGATATATGCACAAGAATTTCTAACTCTTATCTGTTTACCATTACAGTGATCTTTGTGCTGGACTAATTGGAGGACTTGGAGTGACCCCTAGTGGAAACATTGGTGCCAATGGTGTTGCCATATTTGAGTCGGTATGTTCTTTTTATTCACATTAGTCAGACCCCTTTTTCTGGTTTCACAATTACTCCCATGAATCAAAGTAGAAGTTTCATAGTTGAAATTCACCCAAACAtataaaagttttaaattagggttttatataaatattaaccATAATGATGGATTGTGATTCATTTCTACTGTCAGGTTCATGGAACTGCCCCAGATATAGCAGGAAAAGACATGGCCAACCCCACCGCCTTGCTGCTCAGTGCAGTCATGATGCTGCGGCACATGGGCCTGCACGACTACGCCAAGAAGATTGAGACTGCTTGCTTTGACACCATTcgagacagacaggtaatctACTTTGCAAGAAATGAAGACTTGCAGTTTTGGTATAAAGTTCCTATTTCAGTCCATAATGCTTTTGTTGTCTGTCTTCAAGGTTCTAACAAAAGACCTAGGAGGAAACTCCAAGTGCTCAGAATTCACTGAAGCAATATGTCAAAGAGTGCGGAATATGGACTAAAAGGATGCTAAAGGGGCCAGGAGTTAATTGTTAGGGTTAAGGTCTCTTTATCTCAATATGTCATGTTGTATCTGCACATTTTAAACcaaaatatgtattatttttaaaaactcatGAGTTTGAGAttcattacagaaaaaaatcctAACTGCTTGTCCTATCTTGACTTAAGTTTGAAAAATAGGATGATTTTTCTATTACAGAACCAATTCCTAAACTCATTGCTGTGTCATATCCTATCTCAGTCAGCGGAGGAGGGGACACACCACCTTTTTGGAAAGTTTCTTAGAAGGTATCGGCGCAGGATTTGAATAAGAGTACTGccgaacattcaaaacaattatgataaaatctttgtcaacaaatattcatctgtaaaattaagtaaaagctttttcagtcctttttcctcaacaaaatttaaaaaataagtcctAATTCATGTATAatttaagtgaataaaatcaaacatttattgaatgttatattgttattgaacaaaattatattaCGATAattattgcatttacatttatctgacgcttttatccaaaattttatttgctatacatgtcagaggtcaaagtggggaattgaaccctgggtctctcacaccaaaggcaggcgtcttatccattgcgccatcaccacctcataatgttattgttttattgtccagccccactttcattcatatattttaaaattgttcatGTTGTTTAAAAGTTTTATTGTAATTGCCACACAGACCTAACAACAGTGGTACTGGCATTGTTGGTAGTTGTTTTGAACTTATGCCAACCTAACTGAGGATTCTTAGGCAATAATGCAGTTAGGACACTTCTGTAATAGCTAAATTCCTAGCCTAAGATAAATGCAGTTAggaaacatgtttctgtaatATAAAAAATCCTAAATGTCATGCTGAACTGAGATACGATTTCAGACTTAGGAAGTCTCTGTAATGAGGCCCCtgaatgttatatttttttgtcactgcACACTCCAAATCACTGTCTTAAAACTCTTGACCAACAGTTACTGTATATGTGATATGTATTTTATTCCTATTCCTAATTGTCTGTTTACTGGCTGAACTTGGCCTCTACTCTAAAGTATTGTGTTTgtcaatatatttcacatttatgttttaaaaaattctgATGGGCTTTTATGATTTCAACATAATTTGGCTACCATAACGTCAAACTGGCATATTTTTGCACTAAGTCTTTTTTTCATGTCATACTGTTTTTCTTGCTGCAAATATCATGAATGTATAAAAGGAATATTACAATGATATCAGAATTGccagactttttatttattgttatgcaaACAACTCTTATTTGCTATGATGATCAACTCCTGTGACCCCTGTGATTACATTATGCCACAGTTTTTCTCTGAAGTGGTATAAACAATATACTGAATACTGCTaaatattttcacaaaataCAGGGTCAGATCCTGTCATGCAACTAACTAGCAAGATTTTaaagcagtaaaaataaattgttgactagacaaaaatataaatgagaAACAAATATTTCAGTCTATGACATGATGCATCAAAATGGTGTGACTCTGTATTGTAATAGCAAGTATTATTCACAAAACCTAGTCTTGGTTTCCTGTTAAGATTCAAAATGGTATTGTCCATTAATGCAATAATTTCCCTGATGCATGGTGCATGTAGAAATACAATACAGTACAGAACAGTACAGTTGACCAGTGtcagtttaaaattaaatactAAATACAGAGTGCTACATGCTGGCTCAGCACAGTATATCCATGTTTCTCCTTAGCTGCTGTTGAGCTGCACAATGGCAGAGGGATAAAGGATTTTTCATAACAGCACTTCCGTGCACAAGGAACTCTGAACCTCCGCCCAGATGGCATCAATATCAAAAGAAGGAAATTAATGGAGTGGGATATGTCATCAAggattaaatattattaaaaaattaaatatggtTCCTGtattatttatgcattttataCACAAGACTAGATATAATTAAATTCCATGCATGTCCTCAAACATTATGAGATTTGCAAGTGACGTGATTTTCATACTAACAGTTAGTCAGTTCTCTATAAACTATTCTTCATAGAAGCTCTCTATGACCTTGTGGTACATCTCCAACACGACTGGGCGACGAAGCTTCATTGTTGGACCTGGAATAAGAAAGCAACATAATGAGCAATAGTTTGCCACAGGTTAAAAATTGCATGGTTTTTAACATGAAAAGCatgatatatttttatacattgtCTACTGATCGATGTTCTGCTAAATTTACCCAGCTCTCCTCCAGAAACGGAAAAGTCCTTTCTGAGAATAGTCCACTTTTGTATGCGTTGGGCATTAGAGGTGGCTGCAGAGTTGACTCTGTTGATTCCTTCTTGAATTGCCTGGTACACTTGTTTGTCTTTTCCTCCAATGATGTCAGACACTTTAGTTGCTTGGCTGCCTAGCTGTTGGCAAAACGCCACAGCCTCCGAATTCAGCACCTCTGTTGGTTCCATGGTTTCTGTTATGCTACCACACTGGAACACAGAATTAAATTCCTGGAatcgtatatatatatatatttccataTAAATTATAATTAGTTGTGAAATTTAACAATTGTAGTAACTTGTGAAACCAAATCTCTCTAGGGAGTTTGACATTAAGAacactaaataaaaacagtactACAGCAGCTGCGTTTAAGCAAGAAAAAAGGGAGTGTATATTTGCCTTTGCTATctacactgctgctgctgtgtaaacttttatttatgtccgtaaattgtttatttttaaagatacaTATGTTACACAGTACCATAACATGACTTTACATGAGATATGATTGATGTCAAGAATACAGTACAGCATACCATTTTCTATTATCTGAACACAAACTAATGGCAGATTAACTTCCACTGCTACGCCAGTGATGTCCAGATCTACATCTCCACCAAATCCATCACCACAGTTACCTCTGCAACTCTGACCAACTGCCTCACCGGCATACAAACCTGGATGCAAACCAATTTCTTACAACTCAATTACAATAAATCTGACATGATCATCATCGGCCCCAAATCACTcacaaaaaacatcaacaacttCAGCCTTTCCATCAACAGCTCCACCTTGACTCCTCACACATAAAGCCCTCCATAACAAGACCCCTTCCTACCTCACAGacctgctccaccaccacaaTCCCTCTCGCAACCTCCACTCCTCTCACACTAACCTCCTCTCACCACAAATCAGGACCTGTACCTGGGGCGACAGAGCTTTCACCATTGCAGCCCCCTCCCTCTGGAACTCCTTACCCATACACATCCGAGATTGCGGCGACATGgactctttcaaatcacttatcaaaacccacctttttagaTTAGCTTATAACATCAGATAATATTATattacacctgctgctgtttgttattttgttatttatatggtcGCCACTTGCTCTCATATATTTCCGCaccacatgtttttatctactgtttgtatattttatattatgctatttatgtttttaatcggttttaaatgtacataacttctgcttttacctgtaaagtgtctttgagtgtcctgaaaagcgctttagaaataaaatgtattattattattattattattattattattattacctttAAGGTCAAAAGCATTGACAAGAATTTCCTCTTGTCCCCTATGAGCATGGCATTGCTGATGATAGGTAGCTCCCGCTTCACTGCTTCCTCTATGGGAAGAGGGGGAATATTCTCACCTCCAGCAGTGATGATCAACTCTGAATGAAGAAAGAGGGTGTACTCTGACATTACAGCTGTTTATGACTCATTACAAGGATAAAGAAGCCCTAAATTCTGTCCAGAACAACATGCGCTCATGTGTGGGTAATGTACAGATTGTGAAATGGTGATGCAAGACAAGCAATTTTCTCACAATAGCCTTACATAGCTCTACCTTTTATTCTCCCTGTGATGTACAAGAACCCCTCTTCATCTATCTTCCCAAggtctccagaatgcagaaatCCATCTTCATCCAAAGCTTCTCTTGTCTTGTCTTCCACATTGAGGAAACCCATGAAAATGTTACGTCCCCAAAAGCATATTTCACCTGTCCCATCAGAGTCTATGTTGGCCATTTTGTATCGACAGCCAGGCACCACCTTGCCACAGCTTTGTCAGAGAAAATAATTCTTCCTGTTATTTTATGTTcataaaattcaaattcaaagcACTCAAACATAACAGATTTTACATATAATTTTGACGATCCTAAATTTTTACCTTGGTAGTTTGTAAGCTTTGGGACTTGACATAAAGTGGGGCCCTGTGCTCTCACTCATGCCATATACCTCATACAGCCTGATATTCAGGCCCAGGAAAAACTGCATCGTCTCACTACCGATTGGTGCTGCTCCAGAGAAGAACTTCTGACAGCAAGACAGGCCCAGCTCAGCCCGAATCTTCTGCAGCACAAAACTGTCAGCCAGAAAAAAGAGGAAAGGTTTCTCTTCATCCCTGAAAAAATCCAAAGAAGTGAAATATCAATATAATGAAATCACCTCTCTTTGATTGATCACATACGTTCTGTGTTGTCTCGTGGGGCCATTTATATCCCCAAATGTATTCATATCACATAAGAATTATTCCCAAAATTCAAGCTTCATCTGCACTTACTTCTGCATATACTTTTGATTGGCTTCCAAACTGACTGACATTGCCCATGTCACCAGTTTCTTTTTCACATATCCACACTCACTAATTCCCTGTTTTATCTTCTCCATCATCTTCTCCCATACCCGCGGGACACCCATATGGGATGTAGGACAAACTTCTCGCAGTGTTGTTATCAGGCTTCCCTACAACAAATCCAGTACATAAAGagtttaaaaacacatacattaaaTCAGTCAGTTGTCAATGTTTATTGAGTACATTATTCATCTTGGACAgctaaaagtttgtttttattttagtattatttaagagagcaacaacaaatatttgtCAGCACTTCATTTTGGAAGGTCTGTTAGTTGTAACCACGGTAGAGCCTTAGCTCATTGCTTTTACCTTAAATTTAATGAAAGTTTGATGAAAAAGTGCTTGTTCTTAAACACATTATTTCCGCTTTGCATATTTTTTACCTTTAAGGCATCTGGCTGTGCGAAGTATACCAGCTCACCCCACTGGATGCCTGTCCAGAGATCATAGATCTGAGCGGCGATGTGGCTCAGAGGCAAGTAGCTCACCAGTGACTCCTGTTTGGTGTCGGCCGGCTGCATGTTGCCAGCCCTGCTGGCATGATTGGCAGTCCATGTGATCTGAATATTTGTCATAGATTCAGACAGACTccttatttacttttttctgtttttgcccACCATGTAACAATGTGACAAGAAGCTATAATACATGCAACTGCTTGCATAATAACATGAAGTTGAATCTGACTAAGCACAGACTAACAATAGTCACACGAAAGCTTACATTGTCATGACTGAGCATGACTCCCTTTGGTCTGCCTGTGGTGCCAGAGGTGTAGATCAGGACGCAGCATTGGTTGGCTCTCTGGCTGCAGATGAGGTCATCCAGTTCTTCCTCAGAAACATCTAGACCCAGCTGCATGAACTCCTCCCACTGTCACAAACCAAAAACATACAGCATCGTAGCCTGAGCTCTATAGTCTCTTTGACCtgtatcattttaaatgttgtcaGAAGGCCTTACAGAGTAAAGTTCAGAGATCTTCTGCTGGGGGTGTCCACTGTACTGCACTATGGCTTTCAGATGGGGCAGTCTGTCACGTATCTATGGTATCAAGAGTGAGAAATTTACCACAGCATGTTTTGCATGTGGGTAAAGACCTTATTTTTAAGTCCTATATTTAAGTAATGTTACCTGCAGGATTTTGTCCAATTGCTTTTGGTTTTCCACCACAATAATGTTGGCTTTGGAGTCACTAGCCACATACTGACATGCTTCTGGTGAGTTTGTGGCATAAATGCCAGCCACTATCCCCCTATAGGAAGAATACATGTCATTATAGAAATGGGGAAAGAAAGAAGTGAATGTGTCATTGCAACAGGAGCATGTACAGATGAAATAATGAGCACATTAAGGACTATACAGTATTTTGGGGTTACAGGTTGATTCAGGTCAGTGCTTAGTGTAATGCAagtctgtttgttgttgctttagGATGTTTCTTTCTCACCCTGCCATGATGGCACCGACTGCAGAGAAGAACCATTCTGCGGAATTGAATCCTAGTATTCCCACTCCATGGAATCGCTCTAAACCAAGCTGCACACATTAACAGaaagttttttgtcttttctttattaCAAATTTGACCACTGATAACACTCAAAAGTTGTCATTTAGTATGTACTGTAGACATTAATTTCTCTATCTGTATGACATACCTTTATAAAGCTCTTGGCTGCTCTCCGGCAGAATTGATAATACTCCAAGAAAGTTATCTTTTCCCATTTGTTGTTCTTCTTGCTGGCGAGTGCATACATGTTTCCATATTTTTCAACTGAGACTTTGAACATTTGGTGAACTGTGACAGGTTCCTCTGGACACCCTTCGTCTATTCTCAGTCTTACTGAGCCTTTAGCATCAGTGGTCCAAAGAGAATCAGCTGGAGCAAGAGGTGCGCCAGCCCACTCCTCTtctatgtttttctttcctgagatgtgagaggaagaaaatctgaaaaataaatcttatCCCTCCAAAAGAGGAATAAAAGCCCCGTCTGTTACCCTGCTGGTATTAGACCCAGACCCATGTGCTCATAACTCACCTACAGAGGCATGTTCTTCGATATCTGTCTGCTCATGCGCCATAGACTCCTGAACACTGAAACGCACAGAGGAAACATGGGCTCCAAATAGCTTGTATACACTCCACCTCACATTGTGGCAAACTTTGGGGCTGCTGTTCATTCCATCACATGGGTTTAATTTGCTGCATTGTTTACCCAACACAATGTCAGGCTTTTGGCACAGCTAAAGCCCCCATGCTTTGTTTGCCAGAATATATTCAATGAAAGCTGAAAGACTGTTCGCTGTCACTCATTAAAACTATTATTTTGATGTATATTGTCTTTGACTTAACCAAATAATGTGGAAGTAAATGTTATGGGGTTAGAACTACTAAATGGGACTTCCATTCTTTATCTATACTCATAATGTGGTGGCAGAAGGCCATTTTAATACAAAGCGGACAGGAAAATTCATTCAACAACTTGGGCAAAAGTGTTGATACTCTAAAgaatacagacaaacaaaagtGGTGGTCAGTGACAAAATCCAACAGTCATCACACATCAATAATTTTGTACTGTAGTGAATTTGCATGCAAACTGGTGAATCTGGTTCATTCGACCTTAACTGAAAAGTAGTAAGAGCATTACTGTAGTCTGATGATACTATACCATTTCCTAATCCTCTAGATTAAAGGAAcagaaaagttaattttatgTTGCTTACCTGTTTTCAAGTTGATCATCTCCCTTCTCTTCATTAGGAAATTCCATACTGTTAGTTGATAGATGTCCTGGTAGTGTGGCTACAGGTTATGTAGAACCAAGTCTCTGGATTTGCTCAAAGTAGACACTTTTCAAAATCTGATTGGCATACACATCTAGTTTTCAAGAACaagtaaattaaaagtgcaGTTTCACAAGCCTTATGAAGCCATTAATGGTTGAGAAACGAATCAGAAAGTCCATGTGTGCAGTGGATTGGACCTCTCACTCAAGACCATGTCCTGAATTTAAATGAGCACAGTCTTCTCATATGTAAATCAGATTATTATCTTCCCCTAAATCACACACAGAAAGGTAAAACTTATCTCATAACAATACAACACTTTCAACTTTGACCAAGGTGAGTTGGGTGGAAACTATGATCTAACCTATTATTTGAGTTTAGTATTCCAAAGGTTGATCAATTGGGTTTGTATGTGGCTCCTACACTAGACAAGCTCAGTTCATTCAAAACGTTGCACAGAGCTTTAATActtcatttaatcattttagaGTTCCTTTAAATAGGCTACTTAAAATCCTGTGGTCTGTAGCTAGTCAAGGCAACATCTGCAGCTGTTAAAATGTTTACTTATACAGTCATCATTGCAATCATTTAGTGTGCAATAATTCTGGTTGTTATGTAACAGCATAGGTTGCCAAGAGTCTTCTGTAAAAGCAGGATTAGTTTACTTGCACTAATTCAGTtataagaatcagaatcagaaggaactttattgccaagtagtattttacacatacaaggatattgctttggtgataaggtgctacacgtagcaCAAGCGTACAGTTGACATAaacagatgtagaaatatataaatatggaataaacaaatgcaagttatataagaataatacaactctttgcagagaaagaacaatgtggcagatatttacatgtgcattactccggtatgtgttgtgcagacgtattgcaatgGAAGATAATATTGtgaacataaatacataaattgacaatataaaaaaataaaaataacaataaaacaacaacaattaacaattaacaacaaatatgtgcaatgtgccaggtttgtgcatgatatgaaatgaaataatatttaaatgtacagaGACATTTGTATGATTTGAAAGAGGGGAGCGTCAGTgagggacccgggccttgttgatgaggttAGCTGCAgttgggaagaagctgtttttctgGCAAGAGGTTTTGGTTTTGATGGACCGcggcctcctgccagaggggagagtctgaaacagtttgtgtccagggtgggagaagtcagctgcaatcttttctgctcgcctcagagtcctggaggcgtacagtacaggtcctgaagtgatggaagattgcaggcAATCACCAAGTACATCCTCGGCTGGGTCtttttggtgagggaggtgatgttcagttcccacttgaggtcctggcaGATAATGATTGTAGTCCATCCTAATTTACTATCAGACAGACTTCTGATATGCAAACTCAGAAGATTTTTTTTGAAATTGGCCCTTTGACTTTAGTTCAAAGTAgctgtttcacatgaaatgctTTTAGAACCCTTTACCCTAGTGGTGGaatgtaataaatacatttactcaaatactgaAATTTTGAGGTAATTCTACTttacttcagtatttttttatgCTATTTACTTATACTTCACtccatttcagaggaaaatggTGAACCTTTTCCTCCACTACATTCATTTAGCCTAATTGTTAGCTTATTTTCTAGattcattttaacacaaaatgtAGTTAACAAATGAATTTTAATGTCTTATTATTAAGCTACACAGCGGTGTACAAAACTTATCAGAAAGTtaaccagctgcaacattaaaaacatacttATTAATGCATCGATAATTATACTCCAATTATATTGCCTAAAATCGGCTGCTCAAGTTAAATTTTggatgcaggacttttacttgtaacagagtatttctacactgttgCACCAGTGCTTttacttaaaagtaaaatagCCTATTTTGGTAAACTAATTCTTCCAAAATGGCTTAACCCACTGCACTTTTATCAGCACTATACCAAACCAAGCTAATGTAGACTGGGTCAACATATATAACAAGCTGGTCTGGCAACCTTAAACATGCCTCCCTCTCTagccctctttttttttttttttgcctcagCTCAGGTCTTTTCTAGACTCTGCAGTCCCAGCCCCCCTCTTCTCAGAGCTCTCCAGAAAGTTCTGCACTGTAGCGGCTATCCATATATAAGAACCAGCCATCTTCCTTCAGCAGCCTCAGTAACACTCGAGCGAAAGCGACCGTAGTAACAACGCCTGACAAGTAAGTAACGTTAggctactttatattttttaaaggataTATAGCTATACGGCTCATAAATGTCAGCGGTTTCATTCAAGCTTTAACTTGACATGTTAACAGTTGCCCACATGTGCTGCCTCTGTTAACGTTTATTCGCGTTATCTGTCTGCGGCATACGTTACTGTATTGTAGACTTGGGTTAACGTTATATTTAACGTCTTTAAGCTTAAGTTTAGCGTAGGATTTGGTTAATGTGGACTGTGTTGTTGGGCGATATTAGCTAATGTTTATATAGATTTTTGACATGTTGCTACTTCGATAACGATATAATTGGATGCTAACATTAACacatcttagaaaaatacaaaataataagtgGTATAACGCGTTTCTGGTTTATTTCGTTGAACGTTTTAGGTTATCACCATGGTTCACGAGACCGGCTACTACGATCTCTTGGGCGTCAGACCCAACGCCTCATCGGAGGAAATCAAAAAAGCTTACAGAAAACTCGCACTGAAATATCACCCTGACAAGAACCCCAATGAAGGAGAGAAGGTGAGTTACATTTAGCTTTAGGGCCTTTTTGGCGTCCCTGTAGCCGTTTACAGACCGTTGGAAGTGCCCTGTCTAATTTTAAACTGCACGCCTTGTTGAATTCACAGCAGGAACTTTCTGGAATGAGCTAGTCGCAGCTTCTGTATGATTAGGTACAGGAAGATTAACCCGCATGCCACTGTGTTGAAATGCTTCAGGCTACAATGTCAGGAGGTTGTGAAactaatgtttaaaataaaatggtcTTTCCCTGTAGACTATATCTTCACACTCAGTGGCTCATTTAGCTGATGTATTTTGAAATAACATTGACATATTACAGAtgaatattcagaaaataagTGTCTTTTGAGTACCGCAAAaataaaacgtgtgtgtgtatgtatgtatgtatgtatgtatgtatatatatgtatatatatatatatatatatatatatatatatatatatatatactgaaaACTGATATCAAGTAATCCTGGAAACATGCAACTCATTACCACAGCCTAGATAATGGAGTGATCCATTATTTATAAAAAGCTTTAAATGCAGTCGTTTTTTTCCAAAAAcatctggggttttttttcacagttCAAGCATATATCTCAAGCATATGAGGTGCTGTCAGATCCACAAAAGAGAGACTTGTA
Proteins encoded:
- the idh3a gene encoding isocitrate dehydrogenase [NAD] subunit alpha, mitochondrial isoform X1, whose protein sequence is MMAGKAWRSAVSWVVGALKKETPQPRTFTRGIQTVTLIPGDGIGPEISTAVMKIFEAAKAPIQWEERNVTAIQGPGGKWMIPPDAKESMDRNKIGLKGPLKTPIAAGHPSMNLLLRKTFDLYANVRPCVSMEGYKTPYTDVNLVTIRENTEGEYSGIEHVIVDGVVQSIKLITEQASQRIAEYAFEYARNNQRASVTAVHKANIMRMSDGLFLRKCREAAEKHKDVKFTEMYLDTVCLNMVQDPTQFDVLVMPNLYGDILSDLCAGLIGGLGVTPSGNIGANGVAIFESVHGTAPDIAGKDMANPTALLLSAVMMLRHMGLHDYAKKIETACFDTIRDRQVLTKDLGGNSKCSEFTEAICQRVRNMD
- the acsbg1 gene encoding long-chain-fatty-acid--CoA ligase ACSBG1; amino-acid sequence: MEFPNEEKGDDQLENSVQESMAHEQTDIEEHASVGKKNIEEEWAGAPLAPADSLWTTDAKGSVRLRIDEGCPEEPVTVHQMFKVSVEKYGNMYALASKKNNKWEKITFLEYYQFCRRAAKSFIKLGLERFHGVGILGFNSAEWFFSAVGAIMAGGIVAGIYATNSPEACQYVASDSKANIIVVENQKQLDKILQIRDRLPHLKAIVQYSGHPQQKISELYSWEEFMQLGLDVSEEELDDLICSQRANQCCVLIYTSGTTGRPKGVMLSHDNITWTANHASRAGNMQPADTKQESLVSYLPLSHIAAQIYDLWTGIQWGELVYFAQPDALKGSLITTLREVCPTSHMGVPRVWEKMMEKIKQGISECGYVKKKLVTWAMSVSLEANQKYMQKDEEKPFLFFLADSFVLQKIRAELGLSCCQKFFSGAAPIGSETMQFFLGLNIRLYEVYGMSESTGPHFMSSPKAYKLPSCGKVVPGCRYKMANIDSDGTGEICFWGRNIFMGFLNVEDKTREALDEDGFLHSGDLGKIDEEGFLYITGRIKELIITAGGENIPPLPIEEAVKRELPIISNAMLIGDKRKFLSMLLTLKCGSITETMEPTEVLNSEAVAFCQQLGSQATKVSDIIGGKDKQVYQAIQEGINRVNSAATSNAQRIQKWTILRKDFSVSGGELGPTMKLRRPVVLEMYHKVIESFYEE
- the idh3a gene encoding isocitrate dehydrogenase [NAD] subunit alpha, mitochondrial isoform X2, which produces MKIFEAAKAPIQWEERNVTAIQGPGGKWMIPPDAKESMDRNKIGLKGPLKTPIAAGHPSMNLLLRKTFDLYANVRPCVSMEGYKTPYTDVNLVTIRENTEGEYSGIEHVIVDGVVQSIKLITEQASQRIAEYAFEYARNNQRASVTAVHKANIMRMSDGLFLRKCREAAEKHKDVKFTEMYLDTVCLNMVQDPTQFDVLVMPNLYGDILSDLCAGLIGGLGVTPSGNIGANGVAIFESVHGTAPDIAGKDMANPTALLLSAVMMLRHMGLHDYAKKIETACFDTIRDRQVLTKDLGGNSKCSEFTEAICQRVRNMD